From the Lycium ferocissimum isolate CSIRO_LF1 unplaced genomic scaffold, AGI_CSIRO_Lferr_CH_V1 ctg4257, whole genome shotgun sequence genome, one window contains:
- the LOC132044368 gene encoding tetraspanin-6, which produces MYRFSNTVIGFLNLFTLLASIPIIGAGLWMARSSTTCEKFLQTPLLFIGFIILIVSLAGFIGACFHVAWALWLYLFVMLFLIGALMGLTVFGFAVTSQGGGVDVPGKAYKEYHLQNYSPWLRKRIKDPQYWETIRACILGSKTCATVITWTPYDYLTKDLTPIQSGCCKPPTSCNYGLTTMGQDPDCYHWNNDPNFLCYECDSCKAGVLEDVRRDWQKISVLNIVMLVLLIGIYSIGCCAFQNTKRAVSDYPHGENRMSKVRPRWDFYWWRWWHDRRHQLY; this is translated from the exons atgtATAGATTCAGCAACACAGTGATAGGTTTCCTGAATCTATTCACACTGTTAGCATCAATTCCAATAATAGGTGCTGGATTGTGGATGGCAAGGAGCAGTACAACATGTGAGAAATTCCTGCAAACACCACTCTTGTTCATAGGTTTCATAATCCTCATAGTTTCATTGGCAGGTTTCATAGGAGCTTGTTTCCATGTTGCATGGGCACTTTGGCTCTACTTGTTTGTCATGTTGTTCCTCATAGGGGCATTGATGGGCCTAACTGTGTTTGGTTTTGCGGTAACAAGCCAAGGTGGTGGAGTGGATGTGCCTGGCAAAGCATATAAAGAGTATCATCTTCAGAATTATTCGCCATGGTTGAGGAAGCGGATTAAGGATCCTCAATATTGGGAAACTATCAGGGCTTGTATTTTGGGTTCTAAGACTTGTGCTACTGTTATTACTTGGACACCCTATGATTATCTTACCAAAGACTTGACTCCTATCCAG TCAGGATGTTGCAAGCCACCAACGTCATGCAACTATGGATTGACAACAATGGGACAGGACCCGGATTGTTACCATTGGAACAATGATCCGAATTTTCTGTGCTATGAGTGTGATTCTTGCAAGGCTGGAGTTCTTGAAGATGTGAGAAGAGATTGGCAAAAGATATCAGTTCTTAACATTGTCATGCTTGTCCTCCTCATTGGAATTTACTCCATTGGTTGTTGTGCTTTCCAAAACACCAAGAGGGCTGTATCTGATTACCCGCACGGTGAAAACCGTATGTCTAAAGTCCGACCCAGATGGGATTTCTACTG GTGGAGATGGTGGCACGACAGGAGACATCAGCTTTATTAG